One part of the Vicinamibacteria bacterium genome encodes these proteins:
- a CDS encoding sigma-70 family RNA polymerase sigma factor, whose protein sequence is MALARQVFDAVYLERLRGGDRETGRHFYAYFAELILIKVRARQRSSSFAEDVLQETLVRVLRVVRSQEGLRDPGSLGAFVSSVCNNVLLEFGRAEGRHRPPLVEPAPLPDPTPNQEMRLITEERKHAVRRVIDGLPPKDRELLRAVFLAEHEKDVVCQQLGVSRDYLRVLIHRAKNQFRALYLQQEQGPASHSEAGRRPSRRSVGG, encoded by the coding sequence GTGGCTTTGGCGCGGCAGGTCTTCGACGCCGTTTATCTCGAACGGCTGCGCGGCGGGGACCGCGAGACCGGCAGGCACTTCTACGCCTACTTCGCCGAGCTGATTCTTATCAAGGTAAGGGCGCGGCAACGCTCTTCCTCCTTCGCTGAGGACGTCCTTCAGGAGACGCTCGTTCGGGTGCTCCGGGTGGTGCGCTCTCAGGAGGGACTGCGGGATCCAGGGTCGCTCGGCGCCTTCGTCAGCTCCGTCTGCAACAACGTGCTGCTCGAGTTTGGCCGCGCCGAGGGCCGCCACCGACCGCCTCTCGTGGAACCAGCTCCCCTTCCGGACCCGACGCCCAATCAGGAGATGCGGCTCATTACCGAGGAGAGAAAGCACGCGGTGCGACGCGTGATCGACGGGTTGCCACCCAAGGACCGTGAGCTGCTGCGCGCCGTGTTCTTGGCGGAGCACGAAAAGGACGTAGTCTGTCAGCAACTTGGTGTCAGCCGAGACTACCTCCGGGTCTTGATCCACCGGGCCAAGAACCAATTTCGGGCCCTCTACCTGCAGCAGGAACAGGGGCCCGCTTCGCACTCTGAAGCTGGTCGCCGGCCTTCCCGGCGATCCGTGGGGGGGTGA
- a CDS encoding zf-HC2 domain-containing protein yields the protein MDHEEATSTRAAESYVLGEMTPEERDQYEEHFFSCPECAEEVRAAAIFLENAKSVLAVNLQEGNEPNRGPWWTGKRALFWPLPLGAAAALLVLLGVVGYQSLIVLPSLKDRLREGTALQSAPWYFLSISRSELPIVTVSGQQRMVGLTLSKSSDRSFPSYLCEVRNAAGQMVISAVLPAPPAGDELQILVPTERLRPGAYVVAVAGLDPSAGSAPASAFARYHFTFDRLERGDTKR from the coding sequence ATGGATCACGAGGAAGCGACAAGCACCAGAGCTGCCGAAAGCTACGTCCTGGGGGAGATGACCCCTGAGGAGAGGGACCAGTACGAGGAACACTTCTTCAGCTGCCCGGAATGCGCGGAGGAGGTGCGAGCCGCGGCCATCTTCTTGGAAAACGCGAAGTCGGTCCTCGCGGTGAATCTGCAAGAGGGCAATGAGCCGAACCGTGGACCCTGGTGGACGGGAAAGCGTGCCCTGTTCTGGCCCCTTCCACTCGGAGCAGCCGCCGCTCTTCTCGTTCTCCTCGGCGTCGTGGGTTACCAGAGCCTGATCGTTCTGCCATCCTTGAAGGACAGACTCCGAGAGGGCACGGCCCTCCAGTCTGCCCCCTGGTACTTTCTCTCCATCTCCCGGAGCGAGCTGCCGATCGTCACCGTTTCTGGTCAGCAGCGAATGGTCGGGCTGACGCTAAGCAAGAGTTCCGACCGTTCATTCCCCTCGTACCTCTGCGAGGTCCGGAACGCCGCCGGCCAAATGGTTATATCGGCTGTACTTCCCGCTCCGCCTGCTGGAGACGAGCTTCAAATCCTAGTCCCTACTGAACGCCTTCGGCCAGGGGCCTATGTTGTCGCGGTCGCTGGGCTCGATCCGTCGGCCGGCTCGGCTCCAGCATCCGCCTTTGCCCGTTACCACTTCACCTTCGATCGTCTAGAGAGAGGAGATACGAAAAGATGA
- a CDS encoding choice-of-anchor P family protein, with amino-acid sequence MSAKTGGARRFIYRANALAFAGTITRPDSAVLEAQASISLPSIGGRAAARVDGFRYPNLMSFGAASSVVIGSANGSIHNTVTTVIVDDLNIRGVVTADRVVAQLTSSQDIDGTNEIGILPRGSYFVNLRIEGFPIELKAETPLLECDTFLRLQKEWQKVGSRDGDSKDPNATEGRPLLSSLFATPDLSGTTLHAHGSSGCAIKVPGFGDVFLGEYLITPSSRHLTMVRVHMGSPVGGVMVCGDVGGNGSVYP; translated from the coding sequence ATGAGCGCAAAGACTGGAGGTGCCCGGCGGTTCATTTATCGGGCGAACGCGCTAGCCTTCGCCGGCACGATCACCCGGCCGGACAGTGCGGTCCTCGAGGCCCAGGCCAGCATTTCGCTTCCATCCATCGGCGGGCGCGCCGCCGCGAGAGTAGACGGTTTCAGATACCCGAACCTGATGTCCTTCGGCGCCGCCTCCAGCGTTGTGATCGGGAGCGCCAACGGCTCCATCCACAACACGGTCACCACCGTCATCGTCGACGACCTGAACATCCGCGGCGTGGTTACTGCAGACCGAGTCGTTGCCCAGCTCACGTCATCGCAGGACATCGACGGCACAAACGAGATCGGCATCCTGCCGCGCGGGAGCTACTTCGTAAACTTGCGCATTGAAGGTTTCCCGATCGAACTCAAGGCTGAAACCCCCCTCCTGGAATGCGATACCTTCCTCCGGCTACAAAAGGAGTGGCAGAAGGTCGGCTCGCGGGACGGCGACAGCAAGGACCCTAACGCGACCGAGGGTCGCCCGCTCCTCTCATCGTTGTTCGCTACTCCGGATCTGAGTGGGACGACCCTACACGCCCATGGAAGCAGTGGATGTGCGATCAAGGTCCCAGGCTTCGGGGATGTCTTTCTGGGAGAATACCTGATCACTCCGTCGTCACGGCACCTCACAATGGTGCGCGTTCACATGGGATCGCCGGTCGGCGGCGTCATGGTCTGCGGCGACGTGGGGGGCAATGGCAGCGTCTACCCGTGA
- a CDS encoding CHAT domain-containing protein gives MTRGYAQCLAAERAEQRSQAAADLAAADRLARQLAAAELVADVLLRSGTCASLGRDYPVADRLFREALAIARTEKRPFLEAMAAGSLGNLCLRNGRYDEGADWLKKALELASALKAENITLKTLVNLGWCHYKLGDFERALDFLRRADSLALARGYTGDRLAGLTVTGNAYYRLGDLTKAVQVYDSALPIARTLGDRGETSTLLANLGILALERGRYDEAESHVREALSMASEIGDALGTLRSMLTQGEILFARGHRSEAEAIYRQVIDAPLDDPELHWEARAALAHLLAGARRPLEAETEFRKAFAIMEQSRSELRKAEDKISFFSGVKHFYEGYVDLLVQAGLPWQALQVADEGRARLMRERLGTDNSVLRIEGERLRELAQTLDAVLLCYSTASKRSFLWLVTPNRQDFHVLPDEEILREHVASHQQRIRSSRDLVVEAAPEAQWLYHALFGPVQPLIPRGSRVIVIPDGPLHSLSFETLVRPDPKPHYLIEDVTLGVAPSLGLLAAGATPSRRRVGRRAVLIIGNPLAPDEEFPPLAWADREVRGIADQFDPLERVVYSGAQANPFVYRNADPGHFSLIHFAAHAKANPDIPLDSAVILSRKDDAYKLYGREIMEIPLRAELVTLSACRSAGSRIYRGEGLVGLAWAFLSAGARSVIAGLWNVEDASTSELMVDLYRGIRKGESPAEALREAKLCLLRSDGAYRKPFYWAPFVLYTRSPERSPEVSRVP, from the coding sequence ATGACGCGAGGCTACGCGCAGTGCCTGGCTGCGGAAAGAGCGGAGCAGCGTAGCCAAGCCGCAGCTGACCTCGCGGCCGCCGACCGCCTTGCCCGCCAGCTGGCCGCTGCTGAGCTCGTCGCCGATGTCCTCCTGCGAAGCGGCACTTGCGCCTCGCTTGGCCGCGACTACCCGGTCGCCGACCGTCTCTTCCGTGAGGCACTCGCCATCGCTCGCACCGAAAAGCGACCCTTCCTCGAGGCCATGGCCGCCGGGAGCCTCGGAAACCTTTGCCTAAGAAACGGCCGGTATGACGAGGGGGCGGACTGGCTGAAGAAGGCTTTGGAACTTGCCTCCGCTCTGAAGGCCGAGAACATTACCCTCAAGACTTTGGTCAACCTCGGCTGGTGCCACTACAAACTGGGCGACTTCGAGCGAGCGCTTGACTTTCTTCGACGCGCGGACTCGCTCGCCCTTGCCCGCGGCTATACCGGAGACCGTTTGGCGGGCCTGACGGTGACGGGTAACGCCTACTATCGACTGGGGGACTTGACGAAAGCCGTTCAAGTGTATGACTCGGCGCTGCCGATTGCGCGCACGCTGGGTGACAGGGGCGAGACGTCCACGCTTCTCGCAAACCTTGGGATCCTCGCCCTCGAGCGAGGGCGCTACGACGAGGCGGAATCTCACGTGCGGGAGGCTCTTAGTATGGCGAGCGAGATCGGAGACGCCCTGGGAACCCTGCGCTCGATGCTCACGCAGGGCGAGATCCTTTTTGCACGTGGCCACCGGTCCGAGGCCGAGGCGATCTACCGCCAGGTCATCGACGCTCCTCTGGACGACCCCGAGCTCCACTGGGAAGCTCGGGCGGCTCTGGCCCACCTCCTGGCAGGAGCTCGGCGGCCCCTCGAGGCGGAAACCGAGTTTCGGAAAGCCTTCGCCATCATGGAGCAGTCCCGTTCCGAGCTGCGGAAGGCGGAAGACAAGATCTCGTTCTTCTCGGGCGTGAAGCACTTCTACGAAGGCTACGTGGACCTGCTGGTCCAAGCAGGACTCCCGTGGCAGGCTCTGCAGGTCGCAGACGAGGGCCGGGCACGCTTGATGCGCGAAAGGCTCGGGACCGACAATTCCGTCCTAAGGATCGAGGGAGAGCGCCTAAGAGAGCTGGCGCAAACCCTCGACGCCGTGCTCTTGTGCTACTCGACGGCCTCGAAGCGCTCTTTCCTTTGGTTGGTGACGCCGAACCGGCAGGATTTCCACGTGCTTCCAGATGAGGAGATCCTTCGTGAGCACGTAGCCAGCCACCAGCAGCGCATCCGGAGCTCGCGCGATCTAGTCGTCGAAGCGGCCCCCGAGGCACAATGGCTGTACCATGCGCTGTTCGGTCCTGTTCAGCCCCTGATCCCGCGTGGCTCGCGGGTGATCGTAATCCCCGACGGCCCGCTCCACTCGCTGAGCTTCGAGACGCTGGTTCGCCCGGATCCAAAGCCTCATTACTTGATCGAGGACGTGACGCTCGGAGTGGCTCCTTCGCTCGGTCTGCTCGCCGCCGGCGCAACGCCCTCCCGCCGGCGCGTGGGCCGGAGGGCCGTCCTCATCATAGGTAACCCCCTCGCGCCAGACGAGGAGTTCCCGCCCCTCGCGTGGGCCGACCGCGAGGTCCGAGGCATCGCCGACCAGTTCGATCCCTTGGAGCGCGTCGTGTACTCCGGCGCACAGGCCAATCCGTTCGTCTACCGGAATGCGGACCCCGGGCACTTCTCGCTCATCCACTTTGCCGCCCACGCCAAGGCTAACCCCGACATCCCCCTCGACTCGGCGGTCATCCTCTCGAGGAAGGACGACGCCTACAAACTCTACGGTCGGGAGATCATGGAGATCCCCCTCCGAGCCGAGTTGGTAACGCTATCCGCCTGCCGCAGCGCCGGCTCGCGCATCTATAGAGGGGAAGGGCTCGTGGGTCTGGCCTGGGCATTCCTTAGCGCCGGAGCGAGGAGTGTGATCGCCGGGCTTTGGAACGTCGAGGATGCCTCCACTTCGGAGCTGATGGTGGACCTCTACCGGGGAATCAGAAAGGGCGAGTCGCCCGCGGAGGCTTTGCGCGAGGCTAAACTCTGCCTGCTGCGCTCCGATGGCGCTTACCGCAAGCCCTTTTACTGGGCCCCCTTCGTGCTCTACACACGCAGTCCTGAGCGCTCTCCCGAAGTCTCCCGGGTTCCGTAA
- a CDS encoding carboxypeptidase-like regulatory domain-containing protein: MEVAVPESQGNVRLAVLATLISAVGSVVVAYIGILPQIEKPYLARIKDQEKNLKDLRDKFGVEHRTSEAHLRWTISGRVRRAGASDAPGQYEVYLVAGNSNVASPGDDGRFTFDGVFPGSYSLIVRDIASPSNQTARGLITPSDRTGRLESHGAFVEYDVVQEPDRATEARTVQPTGPVAAQAALAHTDNGGLQ, translated from the coding sequence GTGGAGGTGGCCGTGCCGGAATCACAAGGCAACGTTAGGCTCGCGGTGCTAGCCACCCTCATCAGCGCGGTCGGATCCGTCGTCGTGGCCTACATTGGCATCCTTCCCCAGATCGAGAAGCCGTATCTCGCGCGGATCAAGGATCAAGAAAAGAACCTAAAGGACCTCAGAGACAAGTTCGGAGTCGAGCATCGAACCTCGGAGGCGCACCTTCGTTGGACAATCAGCGGAAGAGTGAGGCGCGCCGGGGCGTCGGATGCCCCAGGCCAATACGAGGTGTACCTGGTAGCTGGCAACAGCAACGTGGCGAGCCCTGGCGACGACGGGAGGTTCACCTTCGACGGAGTCTTCCCGGGCTCGTACTCACTGATTGTCCGCGACATCGCATCGCCCTCTAACCAGACCGCGCGCGGACTCATCACGCCGTCCGATCGAACCGGTCGTCTTGAGTCCCACGGTGCGTTTGTTGAGTACGACGTGGTTCAGGAGCCAGATCGAGCAACAGAAGCTCGCACGGTGCAACCCACGGGACCAGTGGCGGCTCAGGCAGCTCTTGCCCACACCGACAACGGAGGACTCCAGTGA
- a CDS encoding carboxypeptidase-like regulatory domain-containing protein, producing the protein MRHALLSACAVVLLLAGLAPTTTTGQDAASRVRGSVLTPSRRPAASLWVVLEQQGHESGRALTADDGRYYLSRLQPGPYTILVKRGRATLYRAQIRLPENEVYDIVLP; encoded by the coding sequence GTGAGACACGCTCTCCTCTCCGCCTGTGCCGTCGTTCTCCTGTTGGCCGGCCTCGCTCCCACCACCACGACAGGGCAAGATGCAGCATCCCGCGTCCGGGGGTCTGTCCTCACGCCCTCGCGAAGGCCCGCCGCATCGCTATGGGTGGTCCTGGAGCAACAGGGCCACGAGAGCGGGCGGGCTCTGACTGCGGACGATGGGCGTTACTATCTCTCTCGCCTGCAGCCTGGACCCTACACGATCCTGGTGAAGCGGGGGCGGGCCACCCTTTACCGGGCCCAGATCCGCCTGCCCGAAAACGAGGTCTACGACATCGTGCTGCCCTAG